CACTTCATTCAATGTGCTAATGAAACAAAGTGTCACCTGAGAAAAACAATGGAGCAACTATTACTCTAAATCAACAATTAGGAAGTCCTATTTGCATATATTACTAAAATATCCATTGAAGAAGCAGAAATGGAAAATACAAGGGAAAACTCATAAATAACAGTGGTGAAATCCTTAAATGGAAACTGAAACTGACTATTCCATGGTATATGTTTATGAATGAAAACCTCAAAGATCAGAACCTATATCATGATGTGATTTTATGAATGAAAACCTCAAAGACCAGAACCTATCAGTACCTATATCATGGTGTAATTTCATAAATGAAAACATCATAGACCAGAATTTATATCAAAGAATAGAAAACTGcctaaaatcttgaaaataaaatacacacacacacacacacacacacactcaccagccACGGTGGTAAGCAcgattaatctcagcacttgggagacaaaagcaggcaggcagatctctgtgagttaaaggccagctctgtctatatagtgagttccaggacaaccaggtctAGATAATGAGAGtctgcatttaaaaaaacaaatcttgaAAAAAGGTATATTTAACATATTATACTGTGTCAATTGTAGTGTTATTACTGCAACATGGCCACACTATAAATTCAGGGGAAAGTAATGTAAAGTTTGAAAACAACATAAAGGCTCTAAATAAATGTAGCTTTAGCTATTGAAGGTACATTTTAAGAATTATGAAACTATAAAAACACACTTTGCAGATATTTTAAGTCTTATAGTGATGTATAACAGcatataaaaagttattttaaagtgTAGCATatgttcatattatttttaacatACTTGAAACTTCAAAATCATAACAGTTTAAAAACTAGAGGGAGTTTTTAACTTTTAACACAAATGTAGTGTGGTAAATTAAATGATCTTAAGTGAACTTATGGAAATGCCAAAATATTTGCTATATATTATCGTGTAAATAGTGTGAAAGTCATATATTAAAGTATGTGAATTCCTTTACTTCTAACTTGAATATATTACTGACAGATGTCCCAAGAATGCTAAAAATTTTCAGTAACTGAGTTATAATGACAGCTAATGCAAGGAGGAGATGATATTTAACATTTTGAACAGCATGTAAAGAAGTAATGACCTTACTCACTAGTAACTCTCTTGtttcaaacacaaaaagaaaatatcaagatCAAATTAAAAACATGCAAAAATTTTACAGTTGAAACCAATGACAGGACCTGAGTTAATATCTCAGTGAATAAAACGCTTGCcaacataaggacctgagttcagatccccagcaacTACATAAAAAGCCGGGTGCTGTAGTGCACACCTGCGATCCTTGGGAAGATTCACGGTGTTCACTGGCTAGCTAGCTTCGCCAAATCAGCAAACCCAAAGTTCAGTGAAAGAtttttgtctcagaaaataagaaggAGTCCAAGAGAGGAGGACACTTGATGTGGACCTCTGGGCTccaaatgcatgcacataaacatgtgCATGCTctaatacacacatgtgtgtgtcatgCACAGATACAAAACAGTTTGTCAGTTACGTCACTGTTcacaaatgaaagcaaaaaaaaaaaaaagcaatgcccCTTTCAGTGTATAAGCCAATAGTGTGGGTATGTATACTGCTAAAGTGTTTCTTACACATGGATTACCAATCTAGGACTGTGTTGGTTTGGGTTGCTATGTGGGTTAAGAGACTAGAACAGTTCATGGTTTTAACAAGCTTACTTTCTCAGAGAGAGTGCCAAAGTAGAATAACCTGACCCAGGCACACGAGTGAGCTACACAGACAATAGAGCTTTAGATGACTTTAGTAAAGTGACATTCAAACTAAACATCGAAATAATTAGTTATTCAGAGTCAGCATGTAGAAAGCATGTGTAGTACTTTTAACTTGAGTTTGAACTTGACGTTATTAATAAAACATTCCCCATACTCTACACACTGAAAGAATAAAGgacatatgttttcttttctcagctTGGGAAAACATTTTCACATGTAGCCAATTGTGTATCCCAGTAAACAGTGTGTGTGAATTACATGCTAGCagggaaatataaaaataaagatattataaAGCAATATAAAAGTTTCAACTTAGAGAAAGCATACTTCATCAATGCATGCTTAATCATCGTGGCAAAATGTAAAGTACAAGTTACTGCTAAAGCGACAGAGGTTGTCCATGGGATCCAGAAAGTTGTTTCATGTTTACATTTTATCCAGGACCAAATATTTTAGGAAAGGCATGTGAATGTGAACCtttcaaatacaaaagaaatcttAGACATACAAGGACAATAATTCTATTGAATCAGAACACATTGTGATTCAAATCTAACCCCACAAGAAAACCCACTTAGGTGTAGATTACAAgtataaaaatgaagaatatgGATGTCATAACGTTTAAGTGGATCTTTAAGATCACAAACTGTGAAGCTAATAAACTAAATTATTGAATAGCTAACTATTCCAGACTATCAGCTTCCACTTGCAGAAGAAACTACACAGGATTAAGTTCACTATAACAGTCACTGTTTACTGCTCTCTGGCTCCACTACTTTTCAAAGAAGACATCACTAATTTTATGAGAGGATTGAATAATTCAGTAGTTGGTGATGAACAACACGATAACCACCTTCATTCTGTTGGGACTAACAGATGATCCTCAACTTCAGATtccaatttttgtgtttctattttttgcCTACATGCTCAGCATAACTGGAAATCTGACTATCATATCCCTCACTCTATCAGACTCTCACCTTAAAACACCTATGTACTTTTTCCTACAAAATTTCTCCATATTAGAAATTTCATTTACATCTGCTTGTATCCCTCGATATTTGTACAACATAGCAACCGGAGACAGGTCAATCACGTACAATGTTTGTGTCATTCAAGTGTTTTTTACTGATGTTTTCGGAGTAACTGAATTTTTTCTGCTGGCCATTATGtcctatgatcgctatgtggccatctgcaaacCCCTGCATTATGTAACCATCATGAACAGCAAGGTGTGCCAGACGCTCGTGGTCTGCTGCTGGGCGGCTGGTGTGCTCATCATACTTCTGCCACTTACCCTGTTCCTAAATTTGAAATTCTGTGACTCAAATGTTATTGATTATTTCTTCTGCGATGCATCTCCCATCTTGAAGATCTCGTGCTCAGACACTTGGCTCATAGAGCAGCTGGTGATTGTCTGTGCAGTGCTGACCTTCATTCTGACCCTGGTGTGCGTTACGCTGTCCTACGTACATATCATCAAGACTATTCTAAGATTCCCCTCTGCCCAGCAAAGGAAAAGGGCCTTTTCCACCTGTTCTTCTCACATGATTGTAGTTTCAATCACCTATGGAAGCTGTATTTTCATTTACATCAACCCTGCGGCAAAAGAATCAGTGGCTATCAATAAAGGTGTAGCAGTTCTGATGACATCGATTGCTCCCATGTTGAACCCATTCATTTATACTCTGAGAAATAAGCAAGTGAGACAAGCCTTCAGTGATTCCTTCAAAAAGATTGCCATGCTCtcaatgaagaaaaagaatgttcatatatagaaataaaatattaattaagcaTAAACCATTAAAGTCCACATATGTTTGTCTCTTCTTGAATGAATCTATATTTAGATGAACTTTCACaaaaatttttgagaaagggaCAGAAGCACACATGTGATATAAAAACAGAGGTGATGAATACTGTGAGGAGGCTTATGTGACAATAGGGACTGGGGTTGGGGAGAGGAGATCATAAGAGAGGAAAGTTAACTACAACTAATGATGtgtaaaaaatatgaaaagccACTACTTTATaagctaattaaaaaatattctaaagaatTTTGAACACAGAAACACTATCTGGATAGATTATACTGTTCCCAGAAGCTATAGGTTATGAAATTAAAATTCTAGTGTCAGGTATGGGATATttacctctctctgtctttttcattGGGGAAGTCCCCAAAGAcctccaaaataaaacaagctaTCGCCCCTGCTCTTGGCTACCTACCATAACCAGATGACCTATCTTTATGGTTAAAGGCATCACACACTTCAGATATAAGACATGGAATAAATCAACCTCAAACTAAGCTAGAAGCTTCTTTCCTAATGGTTAGCTTTTGTTGTACCAAAAGATGCCCTGCAGAGTACTGAGGGAAATATCTATCAATTACATAACCAAAATGGGCCTTTCATACTGTACGAATATTAACATTCTATGTGAGATGTACTGGCTCACTCAGTAGTGGTATATATGCTAGAGGGATAATCATTCACTTTCTGATTGCATTTAAGATCCTCCCTACTGAAAGAAATTCATGCCTGGTAATTTAGATATGGTAAGTTAATGGCTAGAGAGAAGTGGGGAACCTACTACTGCCATTTAGCTAAATGGGCCTGTCAaactggctttttattttttttaggttttgttCCAAGAATTTATATTTAGATGAAGTTATTTCAACAGTGTCCACtgtatttaattacatttctgtaaTGAACATCATTTTATCACACAGAATGGGATAACATAGTCAAACTGgctttaaatatttgtgtttgttCTCATAAATTAGTGCTGCCTTCAATGCTGGTCAGAGTAGCTTCTTTTGAAGGGGTCAAAGACTCATAATTGGTAAAAGTACTGAGAATAACTGTCTGTTGAATGGGGGCTAGTGAGATGACACAGCATTTAAGacctctggctgctcttccagaggtgataagttcaattcccagcaaccacatggtggctcacaactatctatatgGAAATCTGATGCGCCCTTCAGACAGGCGGATGTATACGCAGCAGAGCACTCATATTAATTTCTTTTAGGTATCTATTTAAAGTGTGGAacactctaccccatttttaatagggttatttggttttctggagtctaaattcttgagttcttggtatatattggatattagccctctatctgatgtagggttggtgaagatcttttcccaatttgttggttgccgatttgtccttttaatggagtcctttgctttacagaaactttgtaattttatgaggtcccatttgtcaattcttgatcttagagtatacgctattggtgttctattcaggaactttccccctgtactgatgtcctcaaaggtcttccccagtttcttttctattagcttcagagtgtctggctttatgtggaggtccttgatccatttggagttgagcttagtacaaggagacaaggatggatcaatacacattcttctgcatgctgacctccagttgaacagcaccatttgttgaaatggctaccttttttccattggatgtttttagcccctttgtcaagaatcaagtggccataggtgtgtgggttcatttctggaacttcaatcctattccattgatctgcctgcctgtcactgtaccaacaccatgtagtttttaacactattgctctgtagtattgcttgaggtcagggatactgattcccccagaatttcttttattgttgagaatagttttagctatcctgggttattattattccaaatgaatttgagaattgctctttctaactctatgaagaattgacttgggattttgatgggtattgcgttgaatctgtagattgcttttggcaaaatgaccattttaactatattaatcgtgccaatccatgagcatgggaggtttttccattttttgaggtcttcttgtatttccttcttcagagtcttgaagttcttgtcatacagatctttcacatgtttggtaagagtcaccccaaggtactttatactgtttgtggctattgtgaagggtgtcatttccctaatttctttctcagcctgcttatcctttgagtataggaaggctactgatttgcttgagttgattttataacattccacgttgctgaagttgtttatcagctgtaagagttctctagtggagttttttgagtcacttaggtagactatcatatcatctgcaaataatgatagtttgacttcttcctttccaatttgtatccctttgacctccttatgttgtctaattgcccgagctagtacctcaagtacaatattgaaaagataaggagaaagggggcagccctgtctagtccctgattttagtgggattgcttcaagtttctctccatttaatttgatgctggctaccggtttgctgtatattgcttttactatgtttaggtataggcctttaattcctgttctttccaagactttaagcatgaaaggatgctgaattttgtcaaatgctttttcagcatccaatgaaatgaccatgtggttttttctttgagtttgtttatgtagtggactgcattgatggatttccatatattgaaccaaccctgcatccctggaataaagcctacttgatcatggtggatgatcgtttttaatgtgttcttggattcagttggcaagaattttattgagtatttttgcattgatgttcataagagaaattggtctgaagttctctttcttttttttattttttttttacttttatttatttatttatttttattgatatatttttatttatatttcaaatgatttccccttttctgggtccccactccctgcaagtcccataagccctcttccctccccctgttcctccatctaccccttcctgcttccctgttctggaattcccctatactcttgcactgagtctttccagaactaggggccactcctccattctttttggacaccatttaatttgtggattatgtcttgggtattcaaagtttctaggctaatatccacttatcagtgagtgcatatcatgattgatcttttgagactgggttacctcacttagtatgatgttctccagctccatccatttgtctaagaatttcatgaattcattgtttctaatggctgaatagtactccattgtgtaaatataccacattttttgtatccattcctctgttgaaggacacctgggctccctccaccttctggctattacaaataggactgctattaacatagtgaagcatgtgtcattattgcatgctgaagaatcctctagatatatgcccaggagtggtataacagggtcctcaggaagtgtcatgcccaggtttctgaggaaccgccagactgatttccaaagtggttgcaccatcttggaatcccaccagcagtggaggagtgttcctctttctccacatcctcgccaacacctgctgtctcctgcgtttttgaccttagccattctgactggtgtgaggtgaaatctcagggttgttttgatttgcatttctctaatgattaatgatgttgaacatttcttaaggtgtttctcagctctccgaagttcttcatgtgaaaattctttgtttagctccataccccactttttaatggggttatttggttctctgggttctaccttcttgagttctttgtacatattagatattagccctctgtcagatttagggttggtgaagatcctttcccaatatgttggttgatgttttgtccttttgatggtgtcctttgccttacagaaactttgtagttttatgaggtcccatttgtcaattcttgatcttagagtgtaagctattggtgttctattcaggaacttttcccctgtacccatgtcctcaaggttcttccccagttttttttctattagtttcagtgtgtcaggttttatgtggaggtccttgatccatttggagttgagcttggtacaaggagataagaatggatcgattcgaagcattcttctgcatgctgaccttcagttgaaccagcaccatttgttgaaaagaccatcttttttccactggatgctttcagctcctttgtcgaagatcaactgaccataggtgtgttggttcatttctgggtcttcaatcctattccattgatctgcttgcctgacattgtaccaataccatgcagtttttatcactattgccctgtagtaaagtttaaagtctgggatactgaatccccctgaagttcttttactgttgagaatacttttagctatcctgggttatttgttattccagatgaatttgagaattgctctttctagctctatgaagaacaggATTGGGATTTTtctggggatagcattgaatctgtagattgcctttggcaagatggccattttaactatattaatcctgacaatccacgagcatggaagatttttccattttctgagatcttcttcgatttccttcttcagagatctgaagttcttgtcatataggtctttcacttgtttggttagagtcaccccaagatactttatgctgtttgtagctattgtgaagggagtcatttccctaatttctttctcagtctgcttatcctttgaatatataaaggctactgatttgcttgcattgattttgtagccagccactttgctgaagttgtttatcagctgtaggagttctctagtagagtttttagggtcacttaagtatactatcatatcatctgcaaatagtgatagtttgacttcttcctttccaatttgtatccctttgacttccttatgttgtctaattgctctagctaggacttcaagaactatatagaaaagatatggagagagggggcagccttgtctagtccctgattttagtgggattgcttcaagtttctctccatttagtttgatgttggctaccggtttgctatatattgcttttactatgtttaggtatgggccttgaattcctgtactttccaagacttttagcatgaaaggatgctgaattttgtcaaatgctttttcagcatctaatgaaatgatcatgtgttttttttctttgagtttgtttatgtagtggatagcatttatggatttccttatattgaaccatccctgcatcgctgggatgaagcctacttgatcatggtggatgattgttttgatgtgttcttggattcagtgggcaagaattttatttagtatttttgcatcgatattcataagggaaattggcctgaaattctctttcttagttggatctttgtgtggttttggtatcagtgtaatagtgacttcgaagaaggagttgagtagtgttccttctgtttctatttggtgggaatgtttgaagagtattggtgttaagtcttctttgaaggtctgatagaattctgcactgaaaccatctggtcctgtgctttttttggtcagaagcctatctatgaccccttctatttctttaggagttatgggtctgtttagatggtttatttgatcctggtttaattttggtaattggtatctgtctaagaaaaagtccatttcctccagattctccagttgtgttgagtacagtttttttgtagtaggatctgatgattttttgaatttcctctgtttctgttgtaatatctccgttttcatttctaattttgttaatttggatactttctctgtgccctttggttaatctggctaagggtttatctatcttgttgattttttcaaagaaccagcttttggttttgttggttctttgtatggttctcttggtttctacttgattgatttcagccctgagtttgatgatttcctgtcttcttctcctcctggatgaattagcttcttcttgttccagggctttcagttgttccattaatcttctagtatatgctctctcgaatttctttttggaggcactcaaagctatgagttttcctcttagcactgctttcattgtgtcccatagatttgtgtatgttgtgccttcattttcattaaattctaagaaatctttgatttctttcttcatttcttccttgaccaaggtatcattgagtagagtattgttcagtttccatgtgtatgtgggctttctgttgtttttactgttattaaagaccacttttactccatagtgatctgataggaggcatgggattatttcaatcttcttatatttgttgaggtctgtcttgtgaccaactatatgatctattttggagaaggtaccatgaggtgctgagaaaaaggtatattcttttgctttgggatgaagagttctatatatatctgttaacttcaattggttcaaagcttcaattagtttcactgtctccctgtttattttctgttttcctaatcggtccattggtgagagtggagtgttgaagtcacccacaattattgtgttaggtgcaatgtgtactttgagctttagtaaagtttcttttatgaataagggtgcccttgtatttggggcatagatgttcaggattgagagttcctcttgttggatttttcctttgaccaacaagtagtgaccttccatgtctcttttgatgacattaggttgaaagtcaattttatctgaaattagaatggcaactccaacttgtttcctgggaccatttgcttgtagaattgtcttccagccttttactctaaggtagtttttgtctttgacactgaggtgtgtttcctgtatgcagcaaaatgtagggtcctgtttacgtaagtaaacagtctgttagtctatgtctttttattggggaattgagtccattgatgttaagagatattaaggagtagtggttatcgcttcctatcatttttgattttaattttatacatgtgtggttatcttctttggatttgatgaaagaagcataatatcctgctttttccacggtatagtttccctcgttgtaatggtgttttccccctattatcctttgtagggctgggtttgtagaaagatattgtgtaaatttggttttgtcatggaatatcttggtttctccatctaaagtaattgagagttttgctcggtatagtagtctcggctgtcatttgtgttatcttagagtcTCTCTatggagagaagccccgcggccatatttgctccctgcagggacagaaaaggatcactaggtactgtatcaccctgagctttagatctctggtggtgcaaaccgccaggggtctgcctgcactcaggaactgagcacataggcggtttgtctgccagcctgccgggcacagggcctgtgtcctgtccagagagctgtggaagaagagaagccccgcagccatactcgctgcctgccaggacagaaaagggtcactaggtactctatcaccctgagctttagatttctggtggtgcaaactgccaggggtctgccagcactcaggaactgagcacataggtagttcatctgcaagccagtccatcgcgggaccTATGTCccatgtgagaatcaacagaggattctcccccaccacaccatcttcgctccataatagagcagacagagaacaccgggttgaccttgacaacctaagtataacattacttgaggcaagactgagaagaggtccaaaggcacaaaagaggaaggcagcatatcagtaagctgtgccaga
The sequence above is drawn from the Apodemus sylvaticus chromosome 20, mApoSyl1.1, whole genome shotgun sequence genome and encodes:
- the LOC127671288 gene encoding olfactory receptor 6C2-like, with amino-acid sequence MVPELYLTFDFGNLHLPLVLEEASLETVMLGSVSKYSRVSLTRVGSVTWNANDSRLWLKNQLNLRFAVRRVSTVALHSTSYLAMIFLLVMNNTITTFILLGLTDDPQLQIPIFVFLFFAYMLSITGNLTIISLTLSDSHLKTPMYFFLQNFSILEISFTSACIPRYLYNIATGDRSITYNVCVIQVFFTDVFGVTEFFLLAIMSYDRYVAICKPLHYVTIMNSKVCQTLVVCCWAAGVLIILLPLTLFLNLKFCDSNVIDYFFCDASPILKISCSDTWLIEQLVIVCAVLTFILTLVCVTLSYVHIIKTILRFPSAQQRKRAFSTCSSHMIVVSITYGSCIFIYINPAAKESVAINKGVAVLMTSIAPMLNPFIYTLRNKQVRQAFSDSFKKIAMLSMKKKNVHI